A segment of the Streptomyces sp. NBC_00376 genome:
CCCGTACGCCGTTCGCCCCGGCCGATGTCCCCGATATCGGCTGCCCGTTCAATGTGGTTGTCTCCCCTCACACGGCCTGGCCCCGCCAAGGCCCCCGGGAGCCCGAAGGCTCCCTCCCCCGCGCGCTGCACATGCACGCTCAGCGAAAGATAATCACACCGAGCATGGGGAAATGACCCCCCGGATGTCACCGTTCAGTCCCAAGTTGTCCCGGGGCTCTGCCGGGTGGCACGGGAGGCGGCCGGGCGGGGCGGGCCGACGGGGGTCAGCGGAGGGCGGAGCCGGCCTTCCATCCGGTCCAGTCCAGGTTCCAGCCGCTGAGCCCGTTGTCCGGCGCGACCTGTTTGTCCTTGGAGTTGACGACCTCGACCACGTCGCCGACGAGCGTCCGGTCGTAGAACCAGCCGGCCGGGGTGTCGCTGCCGCCGCCCTGTACGTCGAGCAGCCCGACACAGCCGTGGCTGACGTTCTGAGAGCCGAAGACGTCCTCGTCCGACCAGTAGTTGCCGTGCAGGAAGGTGCCGGAATCGGTGAGCCGGATGGCGTGCGGGACGTCCTTGATGTCGTACTCGCCGCCGAAGCCGACCGTGCGGCCGTTCATCCGGGTCACTTCGCGCATCTCGCTGACCACCATCTTCCCGTTGTACGTGGTCGTCTTCCCCGCGGCGCCCGCCGTGATCGGAATGGTGGTGACGGCCTCGCCCTCGCGGTGCACCTCCATGGTGTGCGCGGCCGCGTCGACCACGGACGTCTGGGAGCGGCCGATCTCGAAGACGACCTTCTTGTCCTGGGTCCCGTACACGTGCGGCGCGCCCGCCACGTCGCGCAGCGCCATCTCGACGGTCACCTCGGTGCCCGGCTTCCAGTAGGCGGCGGGGCGGAAGTCGAGCCGGCTCCCGCCGAACCAGTGTCCCGCCACCTCGACCGGCGGTACGGCCGTCACCTTGATGGCCCTCTGGACGGCCGCGCGATTGGTGACCGGCCGGTTGAAGTCGAAGGAGACGATCATCCCGGTGCCGACCGTGGAGCGGTTCTCCGGCTTGAAGTAGCCGATGAAGCGGTGCTCGGGCAC
Coding sequences within it:
- a CDS encoding L,D-transpeptidase — encoded protein: MNHVAKRAVANPATAATWAGLLVVLAVLTGCTGVGSIFSGKAGPPPDAIQVTPQDGAKNIGPEDRIGVKVPDGRLESVAVTRIEDAQRQKVPGRIADDGRSWEPASGAGRLRLAAKYSVDAVAVDGSGHRSARHTTFTTTVPEHRFIGYFKPENRSTVGTGMIVSFDFNRPVTNRAAVQRAIKVTAVPPVEVAGHWFGGSRLDFRPAAYWKPGTEVTVEMALRDVAGAPHVYGTQDKKVVFEIGRSQTSVVDAAAHTMEVHREGEAVTTIPITAGAAGKTTTYNGKMVVSEMREVTRMNGRTVGFGGEYDIKDVPHAIRLTDSGTFLHGNYWSDEDVFGSQNVSHGCVGLLDVQGGGSDTPAGWFYDRTLVGDVVEVVNSKDKQVAPDNGLSGWNLDWTGWKAGSALR